The following coding sequences are from one Nicotiana tomentosiformis chromosome 3, ASM39032v3, whole genome shotgun sequence window:
- the LOC138907601 gene encoding uncharacterized protein yields METYNSKVDQIPGAPPILKGLDSKTFVQKPFPSSVSPKPIPNKFCMPEIPKYNGTTDPNEHVTSYMCAIKGNDLEDDEIEYVLLKEFGETLSKGAMIWYHNLPPISIDSFGMPADSFIKAHAGAIKVETRKSDLSKVKRMDNEMLKEFVSRF; encoded by the coding sequence ATGGAGACTTACAACTCCAAGGTCGACCAAATCCCCGGAGCgccaccgatattgaaaggcctagatTCCAAGACATTTGTTCAGAAACCCTTCCCTTCGAGCGTATCCCCGAAGCCGATCCCTAACAAGTTCTGCATgcctgaaattcctaagtacaatgggacaactgacccaaatgaacatgtgacctcatacatgtgtgccatcaaggggaatgacttagaagatgatgagatcgaatatgTCTTGCTGAAAGAATTCGGAGAGActttgtcaaaaggagctatgatatggtatcacaacctacctcctATCTCTATTGACTCATTTGGTATGCCTGCAGATTCCTtcataaaagcacacgccggggctatcaaggtcgagaccaggaagtcggacctttccAAAGTGAAACGGatggataatgagatgctcaaaGAATTCGTGTCCCGTTTTTAG